The genome window CAGTTACTTTTCTCGAAATTAGGACGTGCCTGTGGCCTTCATCAGAAATGTTTCtaacattttcaagaaaaaatatgtCCCAGAAACTGAGTATGTTTTTACTAGTCTTTGGAATCATTTGGGGTTTGATGTTGCTGCGCTACACTTTTCAGTATCCAAGACGCCAAAGCAGTGCTGAGTTGCGTGGACAGATACTAGATCTCAGTAAAAGATATGTCAAAGCActggcagaagaaaataaaaacctgatGAATGGTGGTGGTGGAGCCTCTATGTCAGGATATGGTAAGAGGAAAAAAGCCGTACTAGTTACTTGAATGtattctttttctgaaaactgtaGTGTTatactacttaaaaaaaaagaaaatttatatgctcttcaggaggaaaaaacctctcTGTATTAACTGATTTGATTTTAGTTTATTCAGCAAAGTTGAAGATTAAGATGAGTTGCAAAATCAAGCTTCATACATGAAATTTTTGCTTTCCAGGATATTTTTTAGATCTCTTCTGGTACACGAATACAGTTACTTACAGAAGTAACAGCACATTTGACTTTTTCTGAATCTTCAGCTATTGAGGAATAAGCAGGTGCTTGATACAAGGGACAAAGTTTTATATTAAGTCACTTCAACGTTCGAGATTCTTCTAGTACCTCATTGCTAActtcctgcttttatttcttggattttcttttccttaaaaaagcaatgaaaaagcAAGATACTAGTTGAGTCTGCAGTCTGGAGACTGCAAGGCAATTATGAATTTGGCAGAATCTCTCCTTGTTTTAGAAGTAGCCATAAGAGACAACGTCCCTTGTCTTGTGAGCTGTAATAATTGGTGCATCATATCTCTGATTTGCCTGTCTTGTGAATTTGTACCAAACTTGGTAAATAGGTTGCCAGTATTTACTATCTTCTGAAATATTGAAAAGAtaactaaaattatttatttttaaaaatagtatctCAAAAGATGTATAGTAACTTTGATCCCCTTAAGATTTGCTTAAATGGCTCTGCCTTTTGTAGGATGCCCTTTGCAGGCCTTTGGTAAGAGTGCAAGCAGCAAAAATGTGTCTGAAGTCTTTTTGCTGCTGctaaggaagaaggaagaaagtcTGTGATGACAAGAAGTGCAGGAACAACCCAAGAGGAATAGGAGACTAAAAAGTGTTTAAACCGTTAATCCTTTCcttcttaaaattaatttttatcacAGTAAGAGActgccttctcttttcttccctgttttctcCTCCCATCTTTTTTTTGTCATCAAGAACTTTGTTCCTTTATCATGTACTGCAGCTTTTTTCATCTCCTGCTCTGTAAGTCTTAGAGCATATTTCCAGATGAGACTTATCTTCTGTGGTTTTGTCTGGAGTTTAATATGGACTTAAGTCAT of Molothrus ater isolate BHLD 08-10-18 breed brown headed cowbird chromosome 1, BPBGC_Mater_1.1, whole genome shotgun sequence contains these proteins:
- the CCDC126 gene encoding coiled-coil domain-containing protein 126; the encoded protein is MFLTFSRKNMSQKLSMFLLVFGIIWGLMLLRYTFQYPRRQSSAELRGQILDLSKRYVKALAEENKNLMNGGGGASMSGYADLKRTIAVLLDDILQRLVKLENKVDYIVVNGSATNTTNGTNHQVPVTANKRAKPASNIR